In a genomic window of Candidatus Poribacteria bacterium:
- a CDS encoding efflux RND transporter periplasmic adaptor subunit — MYKNFYLATALIITVLFIFGCNQQENAEMAHRVSEEHDSVSKDLSGMDEHADHASMVASSDEAKAIRFWTCVMHPTVKMPEPGSCPVCKMDLIPIYEGSGLELTEQQKALIPVRTEPVVFREVSREIRTVGVLDYNETRMAYASTRISGWIEDLHIDFTGIKVREGDELLSIYSPELVTAQEEYLTALKSIEELQNTEYVQLRKSVEQTLVAAKSKLELYGLTLNQIEDIRNRGEVSTTLPLFAPMAGTVVHMNVSQGQHVNRGMNLYRIADLSSLWIMADVYEYELPWIYMGQAVEITTQSMPGQTFSGKVTYIYPFFDTQTRTQKVQIEVPNPTGRLRPGMYVTLQIKPTLAEIYTHGAISQAPYACPMHPWITSEHPTECEICGMDLELTHSDIMGSEVEGKWVCPMHPEVQSEEFSECSICGMDLVERAEVSAPAETPATVWTCPMHPEVQSEEFGECPICGMDLVEKQPTATGTDTHFHTHQPTVHSDLPPLIFKYVCPDHPDEYATVPGLCSRDGKPLLMTGEVLTVPKSAVINTGLRKIVFVDRGKSGYEQIEVEVGPEAWGTSDGSQTKRRYYPIVSELTPGDMVVTHGNFLIDSQTQLTGSASGAYGGALGGEESKPPVHQH; from the coding sequence ATGTATAAAAATTTCTACCTTGCAACCGCACTGATAATTACCGTGCTTTTTATATTCGGCTGTAATCAGCAAGAGAACGCTGAAATGGCGCATCGTGTTAGTGAAGAACATGACTCAGTATCGAAGGACCTATCGGGTATGGATGAACACGCTGACCATGCGTCAATGGTAGCATCCTCAGATGAAGCAAAAGCGATTCGGTTCTGGACTTGTGTTATGCACCCCACGGTCAAAATGCCAGAACCCGGTAGTTGTCCGGTTTGTAAGATGGATCTGATTCCTATCTACGAAGGTTCAGGGTTAGAACTCACTGAACAACAGAAGGCGTTAATTCCGGTGCGCACCGAGCCGGTCGTTTTCCGAGAGGTATCGCGTGAAATCCGAACCGTTGGTGTTTTGGATTATAACGAGACGCGTATGGCTTATGCTTCAACACGAATCTCCGGATGGATTGAGGACTTGCACATTGACTTTACCGGTATCAAGGTGCGTGAGGGGGACGAACTTTTGTCTATCTACAGCCCGGAATTAGTCACAGCACAAGAAGAATATCTGACAGCACTTAAAAGTATTGAGGAACTTCAGAATACAGAATACGTGCAACTTCGCAAATCAGTTGAACAAACACTTGTCGCTGCGAAGTCCAAACTTGAATTGTACGGATTAACCTTAAACCAGATTGAGGATATTCGTAACCGTGGGGAAGTCAGTACAACTTTACCACTGTTCGCTCCGATGGCTGGTACCGTAGTTCACATGAACGTGAGCCAAGGTCAACATGTAAACAGAGGTATGAATCTTTACCGTATTGCGGATCTCAGTAGTTTATGGATTATGGCGGATGTTTACGAATATGAACTGCCGTGGATTTACATGGGGCAAGCGGTTGAAATTACGACACAGTCAATGCCTGGGCAAACATTTTCTGGCAAAGTTACTTACATTTATCCATTCTTTGACACACAAACACGGACCCAGAAAGTTCAAATAGAGGTGCCTAATCCGACTGGACGACTCCGTCCAGGGATGTATGTAACGCTTCAGATAAAACCGACACTTGCAGAAATCTATACCCATGGCGCGATCTCTCAAGCACCGTATGCCTGCCCGATGCATCCATGGATTACTTCTGAACATCCCACTGAATGTGAAATATGTGGTATGGATCTGGAGCTGACACATTCCGATATCATGGGGTCTGAAGTAGAGGGAAAGTGGGTCTGCCCGATGCATCCTGAGGTACAATCTGAGGAATTCAGTGAATGCTCTATCTGCGGTATGGATCTCGTTGAAAGAGCGGAGGTATCTGCACCGGCAGAAACTCCAGCAACTGTTTGGACGTGTCCGATGCATCCTGAAGTGCAGTCTGAAGAATTCGGAGAATGTCCTATCTGTGGCATGGATCTCGTTGAAAAACAGCCGACGGCGACAGGAACTGACACCCATTTCCATACACATCAACCAACCGTCCATTCAGATCTGCCACCACTGATTTTCAAATATGTATGTCCTGACCATCCCGATGAGTATGCGACTGTACCGGGGCTATGTTCGCGTGATGGAAAGCCACTTCTTATGACCGGTGAAGTCTTAACTGTTCCTAAGAGTGCGGTCATTAACACGGGTTTACGGAAGATAGTCTTCGTGGATCGTGGCAAATCGGGTTATGAACAGATTGAAGTTGAGGTGGGCCCTGAAGCTTGGGGAACATCGGATGGTTCGCAAACCAAACGCCGATACTATCCCATCGTTAGTGAGCTTACCCCTGGCGATATGGTTGTTACGCATGGCAATTTCCTGATAGACTCACAGACGCAATTGACGGGTTCTGCATCAGGTGCTTATGGTGGCGCGCTCGGCGGTGAAGAATCAAAACCGCCTGTCCATCAACATTAA
- a CDS encoding efflux RND transporter permease subunit produces MINRVIEICMKNRLLVLVIFVFVTMAGWWALNRTPIDAMPDIGENQVIVFADWPGRSPRDIEDQVIYPLSITMLGIPDVKDVRSTSMFSFGYINIIFKDDVDFYWARTRVLERMNLAQKDMPEGVVPVLGPDATGVGQVFWYTVENGYYCPKHPTERYADPGTCPEDGEELIASNLELHELRTLQDWTVRYYLASADGVSEIASVGGYVKQYQIDIDPNTLLAYDVPLSAVYNAVRGSNLDVGAKVIEEGGMEFLIRGLGFIKSIEDIENIVVKEHNGVPIYVKNLGTVSEGPDFRRGALDKAGIPATGGVVLMRYGDNPLRVIENVKAKIAELTPGLPPGVRIVPFYDRSDLIHRATDTLKETLTEEIIVAAIVILLFLGQVSSSLIIALVLPMGVLLSFVGMRIIGLPSNIMSMGGIAIAIGVMVDAGIVMTENIARLLREPHPGESKLQVATRAAKEVGPPIFFAMLIVIVAFIPVFSLTGQAGKLFKPLAYTKTFAMLGAALLAISFVPVLASFLITDPTRTRTGTVSKRVSQLLALLGWPLRKLADGITWLLRTIYRPVIQLAVKNIWTKLAVVVLAVLIFIASIPLTPFYKNIGQEFMPPLNEGALLFMPVLLPGASITQAKDVMTKQDLIMNRFPEVSLVVGKLGRATTATDPAPIGMFETIVNIVDPAEWPRRAVKHSATTGLVDHLVQRLKRGGLMSEEHAGHINADFSDNIAKAAIKRFDTLATTYHNSYLSIDEREKLYRVWLLRILLEELLSEERMAGMGLEQVKIGESETEVKLHQIAEEIEPTLEHKTYFRTKNRNELITELTEATRMPGVSPIMTQPIRNRVDMLATGIQTPIGIKVFGKDLAKIEEIAVRIEQELLKLEGAQGPYAERIGNKPHLEFHINREAAARYGIQIRTVQQIIMTAIGGMNLTYTVEGRERFPIRIRYMRELRDNVEALKRVLVPAPKGLHIPLEQLVTIERRPGPAKIASENTLLFSRVFCDVDVDTIGLVDFVALAQKTLDEKIKPTLPQGYFYAFSGQYEAELEARSRLAIVVPVCIAVIFILLYLQFKSPSAMFSIFLAIPFAFIGGMWMQWLMQYIPEALGGGYAIKYSTAVWVGYIALFGIAVEDGIVLIEYLLERVRGGEPIDEAVINAGLLRVRPIVMTTATTILALLPIMLAEISTTTGAELMKPIAVPTFGGMVSATVANLILAPVLFSLFYPLEHWVRQR; encoded by the coding sequence ATGATTAACCGAGTTATTGAAATCTGCATGAAAAATCGCCTCTTGGTATTGGTTATCTTTGTCTTTGTCACCATGGCGGGTTGGTGGGCATTGAACCGCACACCAATTGATGCTATGCCGGACATCGGTGAAAACCAAGTTATTGTCTTTGCAGATTGGCCCGGAAGAAGCCCAAGGGATATCGAGGATCAAGTTATCTATCCGTTGAGTATTACCATGCTTGGGATTCCCGATGTCAAAGATGTTCGCTCGACTTCAATGTTTAGCTTTGGTTATATCAATATAATCTTTAAAGATGATGTCGATTTTTATTGGGCTCGCACACGGGTATTGGAGCGAATGAATCTCGCCCAAAAAGACATGCCGGAGGGGGTTGTACCGGTCCTCGGTCCCGATGCAACGGGGGTCGGACAGGTGTTTTGGTACACTGTTGAGAACGGATATTATTGCCCTAAGCATCCGACAGAACGCTATGCCGATCCGGGCACCTGTCCAGAAGATGGGGAGGAACTTATCGCCTCCAATTTAGAACTTCATGAACTTCGGACGCTCCAAGACTGGACGGTTCGTTACTATCTCGCCTCTGCTGATGGCGTTTCCGAGATCGCTTCGGTTGGTGGATACGTCAAACAGTATCAGATCGACATCGATCCAAACACTTTGTTAGCGTATGATGTGCCGCTGTCGGCGGTTTACAACGCCGTCCGAGGGAGCAACCTTGATGTTGGTGCTAAGGTTATTGAGGAAGGCGGGATGGAATTCCTGATTCGGGGCTTGGGTTTTATCAAAAGCATTGAGGACATAGAAAACATCGTTGTTAAGGAACACAATGGCGTTCCGATCTACGTCAAAAACCTTGGGACAGTTAGCGAAGGTCCCGATTTTAGGCGTGGTGCTTTAGACAAAGCGGGCATTCCAGCGACCGGTGGTGTCGTACTCATGCGATACGGTGATAATCCACTGCGTGTTATTGAGAACGTCAAGGCGAAAATAGCAGAACTCACACCTGGACTTCCACCGGGGGTCCGAATTGTTCCGTTCTATGACCGGAGTGATCTCATTCACCGTGCAACGGACACGCTGAAGGAAACGCTGACAGAGGAAATCATCGTTGCGGCAATTGTTATCCTGCTATTCTTGGGACAAGTTTCAAGTAGCCTGATAATAGCACTTGTCTTGCCGATGGGAGTTCTGCTTTCGTTTGTGGGCATGCGAATTATTGGTCTACCATCAAATATCATGTCGATGGGTGGTATTGCCATCGCGATTGGTGTCATGGTGGATGCCGGTATTGTGATGACGGAAAATATCGCGAGACTTTTGCGGGAACCGCATCCTGGTGAAAGCAAGCTGCAAGTTGCAACCCGTGCTGCCAAGGAGGTGGGGCCCCCTATCTTCTTTGCAATGCTTATTGTTATTGTTGCGTTCATACCTGTTTTCTCTCTTACGGGTCAGGCGGGTAAGCTTTTCAAGCCGCTTGCCTATACAAAAACATTTGCGATGCTCGGTGCAGCCCTCTTGGCGATTAGTTTTGTACCCGTTTTAGCGTCGTTTCTAATCACAGATCCGACGCGGACCCGGACAGGGACGGTTTCCAAGCGAGTGTCACAACTTCTGGCGTTGCTCGGTTGGCCTCTGAGAAAGTTAGCGGATGGGATTACTTGGTTGCTCAGAACCATCTATCGTCCGGTTATCCAGTTGGCTGTAAAAAATATTTGGACAAAACTCGCGGTTGTTGTTTTGGCAGTGTTGATTTTTATCGCGAGTATACCACTAACGCCTTTCTATAAGAATATTGGGCAAGAATTCATGCCGCCACTTAACGAAGGGGCACTGCTATTTATGCCGGTGCTGCTCCCGGGTGCCTCGATTACGCAAGCCAAAGATGTGATGACAAAACAGGATTTGATTATGAATCGATTCCCGGAGGTTTCACTCGTCGTTGGAAAGTTAGGGCGCGCGACAACAGCAACCGATCCCGCTCCAATTGGCATGTTTGAAACCATTGTCAATATAGTTGATCCAGCAGAATGGCCCCGGCGTGCTGTTAAACATAGCGCGACGACGGGGCTTGTGGATCACCTCGTTCAACGCTTAAAACGTGGCGGTCTTATGAGTGAGGAACACGCCGGTCATATTAACGCTGATTTTTCGGATAACATTGCTAAAGCCGCCATAAAGCGATTTGATACCTTGGCGACAACGTACCACAACTCTTATCTGTCAATTGACGAGCGCGAAAAACTTTATCGGGTCTGGTTGTTACGGATCCTTTTGGAAGAGCTTCTCTCTGAAGAACGGATGGCGGGAATGGGGTTGGAACAGGTCAAGATTGGCGAATCTGAGACTGAAGTGAAACTGCATCAGATCGCCGAGGAAATTGAGCCGACCCTCGAGCATAAGACTTACTTCCGTACAAAAAACCGCAACGAACTTATCACCGAGCTGACAGAGGCGACCCGAATGCCGGGCGTTTCACCTATTATGACGCAGCCCATCCGCAATCGCGTGGATATGCTCGCAACGGGTATACAAACCCCAATCGGAATCAAAGTGTTTGGTAAGGACCTCGCGAAGATTGAAGAGATTGCCGTACGGATTGAGCAGGAGCTCCTTAAACTTGAAGGGGCGCAGGGTCCCTATGCCGAACGCATTGGAAATAAGCCGCACCTTGAATTTCACATCAACAGAGAGGCGGCGGCGCGCTACGGCATCCAAATCCGAACAGTCCAGCAAATCATCATGACAGCAATCGGTGGTATGAATTTAACCTATACCGTTGAGGGGCGGGAGCGGTTTCCGATTCGTATCCGCTACATGAGGGAGCTACGGGATAATGTTGAAGCACTCAAACGTGTTCTCGTGCCAGCACCGAAAGGGCTTCATATTCCGCTTGAGCAACTTGTAACGATTGAAAGACGACCGGGACCAGCGAAGATTGCAAGCGAAAATACACTACTCTTTTCTCGCGTCTTTTGTGATGTAGATGTTGACACCATTGGGCTGGTTGACTTCGTGGCGTTAGCGCAAAAGACGCTTGATGAAAAGATTAAACCGACTTTACCGCAAGGCTACTTCTACGCTTTTAGTGGTCAGTATGAAGCTGAACTGGAAGCTCGCAGTCGGTTGGCAATTGTCGTCCCGGTGTGTATTGCTGTCATCTTCATATTGCTATACCTCCAGTTCAAGTCGCCTTCTGCGATGTTTTCAATCTTCCTTGCGATTCCTTTCGCATTTATCGGTGGCATGTGGATGCAGTGGTTGATGCAATACATACCAGAGGCACTCGGCGGTGGTTATGCCATTAAATACAGTACGGCAGTTTGGGTGGGGTATATAGCCTTATTTGGCATAGCTGTAGAAGATGGCATAGTTTTAATTGAATACCTACTGGAACGCGTCCGAGGCGGTGAACCGATTGACGAAGCCGTGATTAATGCTGGCTTATTGCGCGTCCGTCCGATCGTCATGACCACAGCAACGACAATTTTGGCGTTATTACCAATCATGTTAGCAGAAATTAGCACGACTACCGGGGCGGAATTGATGAAGCCCATTGCAGTGCCTACTTTTGGCGGTATGGTTTCTGCAACAGTGGCTAACCTTATCTTAGCCCCTGTTTTATTTTCTCTTTTCTATCCGCTTGAGCACTGGGTTCGCCAACGATAG
- a CDS encoding VWA domain-containing protein: MKRQWICCLCVISMLVGALQAAAQIRPPRRRHRIMVDPSAKEKKDVLKADIGASLKDIAQRTTQHAQNPKVDIVFVVDGSKRMAGHLFDLEKKIVDMLAVIEAKTIDYRFALVSFHSVQGEPRVALQPWTFDYLSVTNVLQDMQVESGNNVQSGYGLDAVVKGLNELEFRDGVTTQFVVVTNSRMRTSWTDAKAKNRIGEQIIKLSRRNDVQLNFIGISERVQAELTDETNGKWYPIDSNQRRMDGQRIQSGETIADKAILRVDGIFKRIAENLVESRPGTVDVVFIFDYSLSMETKTDAACDGLDQMVSVFKSAGLDYRFGMIRFWAAVGGGESTIVVTKPPLDSEEVRSLFRLPKTGDEHLLDAVIEGVPKLQTEPGRDLILIIVTDEPTSKRTEKGYSVGQAISVCRGARAKVYVIGGVTSMQSSSMTDSFQRQVAQITKGEHYVMPGALVWRGTGGADETR; encoded by the coding sequence ATGAAAAGACAGTGGATATGTTGCTTGTGTGTAATTAGTATGTTAGTAGGCGCACTGCAGGCGGCAGCGCAGATTCGTCCACCCCGGCGCAGACACAGGATAATGGTTGATCCAAGTGCCAAGGAAAAAAAGGATGTACTCAAGGCAGATATAGGTGCGAGTCTTAAAGATATTGCGCAACGGACAACACAGCACGCCCAAAACCCGAAAGTAGATATTGTATTCGTTGTTGATGGTAGCAAACGGATGGCGGGACATCTCTTTGATCTTGAAAAGAAGATTGTCGATATGCTTGCTGTTATAGAGGCAAAGACGATCGACTATAGATTCGCGCTGGTGAGTTTCCACTCAGTGCAAGGTGAACCGCGTGTGGCACTGCAGCCGTGGACGTTTGACTATCTCAGCGTTACCAACGTACTCCAGGACATGCAGGTTGAATCCGGAAATAACGTTCAATCTGGATATGGACTCGATGCAGTCGTGAAGGGTCTGAACGAGTTGGAATTCCGTGATGGGGTTACAACCCAATTTGTCGTGGTTACTAACTCTCGCATGCGGACTTCATGGACAGACGCAAAAGCGAAAAACAGGATTGGAGAACAGATTATCAAGTTGTCCCGTCGAAACGACGTTCAACTCAATTTCATCGGCATTAGCGAACGGGTCCAAGCAGAACTCACAGATGAGACGAACGGAAAATGGTATCCGATTGACTCGAACCAGCGTCGGATGGATGGGCAACGGATCCAGAGTGGCGAGACAATTGCGGATAAAGCCATACTTCGCGTGGATGGGATATTCAAGCGCATTGCGGAGAATCTTGTTGAGAGTCGTCCAGGAACCGTGGATGTTGTGTTCATTTTCGATTATAGTCTAAGTATGGAAACCAAGACGGATGCTGCCTGTGACGGTTTGGATCAGATGGTCTCTGTGTTTAAGTCGGCAGGATTGGATTATCGGTTTGGGATGATCCGGTTTTGGGCGGCAGTCGGTGGCGGCGAAAGTACTATTGTTGTGACCAAGCCGCCGTTGGATTCCGAAGAGGTAAGATCGCTTTTTCGCCTCCCAAAAACTGGGGATGAGCATCTCTTGGATGCGGTCATTGAAGGGGTACCGAAACTTCAGACAGAACCGGGACGAGACCTCATCCTTATCATTGTCACAGACGAACCAACGAGCAAACGCACCGAAAAAGGATATAGCGTCGGGCAAGCGATTTCAGTGTGTCGCGGTGCCCGGGCAAAGGTTTATGTGATTGGCGGTGTCACTTCCATGCAAAGTAGTTCCATGACGGATAGTTTCCAACGTCAGGTCGCTCAGATAACCAAAGGTGAACACTATGTTATGCCGGGGGCCCTGGTGTGGCGAGGCACCGGTGGTGCTGACGAGACGCGGTAG
- a CDS encoding terpene cyclase/mutase family protein has protein sequence MKNHRGMHILIYCYMLLYFGIGLKVAAFADSEASPVKGLPSYEASEEPPLYKTIESAKTYIVQHQNRDGGWPLVPGGESNVENTAFAIWGLIDAGWGTGSQVIRTGVMYLRNTQWDNGSWNNNTAHTVFALVALATAETDPEIRFKGLQWLKKAQNPTGAWGKKERSADNVLYTAAVLAGFRRLGFKQNFAPVSKGADWLAESINYDSGWALQRGTQSDIFVTSWVIQGLEPVYDIDAQIAWLKQLQNNDGGFGRYKNSPSDPEITAIAVMALAAGNDPLNTRRVSINYLTSIRQEDGSFISNTPIELTKPVANLQSTSFVLIAIHAKTADELALE, from the coding sequence ATGAAGAATCATAGAGGTATGCACATATTGATATATTGCTATATGCTGCTGTATTTCGGAATCGGGCTTAAAGTGGCTGCTTTTGCCGATAGCGAAGCATCTCCTGTCAAAGGTCTCCCTTCCTATGAGGCATCGGAGGAGCCGCCTCTCTATAAAACCATCGAAAGTGCGAAAACCTACATTGTGCAACATCAGAACCGAGATGGTGGTTGGCCCCTGGTCCCCGGCGGAGAGAGCAATGTTGAGAACACAGCGTTCGCGATTTGGGGGTTAATCGATGCCGGATGGGGGACAGGATCTCAGGTAATCAGAACTGGCGTTATGTACCTCAGGAACACCCAGTGGGACAACGGGAGTTGGAACAACAACACTGCCCATACCGTTTTTGCGCTCGTGGCTTTAGCAACAGCAGAAACCGATCCAGAAATCCGTTTTAAAGGGCTTCAATGGCTAAAAAAAGCACAAAATCCAACGGGTGCTTGGGGGAAAAAAGAACGTAGTGCTGACAATGTGCTTTATACCGCCGCTGTTTTAGCAGGTTTCAGGCGGCTCGGTTTCAAACAGAACTTTGCCCCTGTCTCCAAAGGGGCAGATTGGCTTGCAGAAAGTATCAACTATGACAGCGGTTGGGCACTACAACGCGGCACGCAGTCGGATATTTTCGTCACATCTTGGGTGATACAAGGTTTAGAACCCGTTTACGACATCGATGCCCAAATCGCGTGGCTAAAGCAGCTACAGAACAATGACGGCGGATTCGGCAGATATAAAAACAGTCCCAGCGATCCCGAAATTACCGCCATCGCGGTTATGGCACTCGCCGCCGGAAACGACCCACTTAACACCCGTCGTGTCTCTATCAACTACTTGACAAGTATCCGGCAGGAAGACGGCAGCTTCATCAGCAATACACCTATAGAACTAACAAAACCGGTTGCTAATTTGCAGTCAACCAGTTTTGTCCTTATCGCTATTCACGCGAAAACCGCAGATGAATTGGCTCTGGAGTGA
- a CDS encoding zinc-binding dehydrogenase, producing MQVQAAVMLQPGQIEIREFEKPTPAEDALLLQVDRVGICGSDKHMYLGHTALKFPVIPGHEVVGTVAEIGKDANQAMNVIGGPIKAGDRVTVVPGSKNCGRCYYCLHVPGRPTLCSGRTIYGFSNSETPPYLNGEFSEYTYIHGNSWVYKMPESIPDAIQVLTEPVAVATRAVERACAPGVPQVGDGYSIGNRVAVLGCGPIGLLVVAVLRDSGAGTIIATDLVDSRLEMAKQMGADVVINVGNTTPEERIEQIQDLTSGVGVDIAIECAGLPMVFSEALDVVRRGGKVIEVGHYTDSGDTQVRPHQICNKDLDVCGVWAYPQIQFQTALDFLQITRAPLDELITHHLPLYQLEKGIDMLGQEGVYKVVIEPQL from the coding sequence ATGCAAGTTCAAGCGGCAGTGATGCTCCAACCCGGTCAGATAGAAATCCGCGAATTTGAGAAACCGACACCTGCAGAGGATGCACTTCTGTTACAGGTCGATAGAGTCGGCATCTGTGGAAGTGATAAACACATGTATCTCGGGCACACTGCCCTGAAATTTCCGGTCATCCCAGGACATGAGGTTGTCGGGACGGTGGCAGAGATTGGTAAAGATGCAAATCAGGCTATGAACGTGATAGGTGGTCCGATCAAAGCAGGCGATCGCGTAACCGTTGTGCCGGGATCAAAAAACTGCGGTAGATGCTACTACTGCCTACACGTTCCAGGTCGTCCAACGCTGTGTTCCGGGCGGACGATCTATGGATTTAGCAACAGCGAAACCCCGCCCTATCTGAACGGCGAATTTTCTGAGTATACCTACATTCACGGAAATTCTTGGGTCTATAAGATGCCGGAAAGTATCCCTGATGCAATTCAGGTGTTGACAGAACCGGTAGCCGTAGCAACGCGCGCCGTTGAACGCGCTTGTGCGCCTGGAGTGCCACAAGTCGGCGACGGATACAGCATCGGAAATCGGGTTGCGGTTCTCGGATGCGGCCCAATCGGTCTGCTGGTTGTCGCAGTACTGCGTGATAGCGGTGCTGGTACCATCATTGCCACTGATCTCGTCGATAGTCGGTTAGAAATGGCGAAACAGATGGGGGCAGACGTTGTTATCAACGTTGGGAACACTACACCTGAAGAACGGATTGAACAGATACAAGACCTCACAAGTGGTGTCGGTGTGGATATCGCGATTGAGTGCGCTGGATTGCCGATGGTTTTCTCTGAAGCATTAGATGTCGTGCGACGCGGCGGGAAGGTTATCGAAGTTGGACACTATACAGATTCTGGGGATACCCAAGTCCGTCCGCATCAAATTTGTAATAAGGACCTGGATGTCTGCGGTGTGTGGGCATATCCACAAATCCAGTTTCAGACAGCGTTGGATTTCCTTCAGATAACACGCGCCCCGTTGGATGAACTGATAACGCATCATCTGCCGTTATACCAATTGGAAAAAGGCATTGACATGCTTGGACAAGAAGGTGTTTACAAGGTTGTGATTGAGCCACAATTGTAG
- a CDS encoding VWA domain-containing protein, which translates to MTEQTLLQQITDFCSLLRQMGVNVTTTNQLSWCQSVQLIDIGDRDAFYHTARTNLISQDTDREIFDLAFSLFWRYPRTEFEAVDTESETSEPSSLQDLSDISDEQDILEQWLDAETEDDAEGEEDDSTAYSVEEVLSRKDFSEFTTEDMEKAREIVAKLAAILATRLSRRKVVGKKGKIIDFRRGWRKSLAHGGEPLELIRKQQKIKKTKILLLCDVSGSMDCYAKFLIQFIYGMQKELKEVEVAVFSTHLTDITGLLRRKGLAEGLNEVANVVPDWSGGTKIGESLLEFYRQFAPSLSAYRSVVILISDGWDRGDVEVLRHSMEMLHRHAYRLIWLNPLLGSDGYQPICRGIRTALPYVDYFLPAHNLESLAELTKILIPLWAQ; encoded by the coding sequence ATGACTGAACAAACTCTACTCCAACAAATCACAGACTTCTGCTCCCTGCTCCGACAGATGGGAGTCAACGTAACGACAACCAATCAACTCAGTTGGTGCCAGAGCGTCCAATTGATAGACATCGGTGATCGGGACGCGTTTTATCACACAGCGCGGACAAATCTCATCTCTCAAGACACCGACCGTGAAATATTCGATCTCGCTTTCAGTCTGTTTTGGCGATACCCGCGCACAGAATTTGAAGCCGTTGACACAGAAAGCGAAACATCTGAACCGTCAAGTCTCCAAGACCTTTCCGATATAAGCGATGAACAGGACATACTCGAACAGTGGCTGGACGCCGAAACAGAAGATGACGCGGAAGGCGAAGAAGACGACTCAACGGCTTATAGTGTGGAAGAGGTCCTGAGCCGAAAGGACTTTAGCGAGTTCACAACAGAGGATATGGAGAAAGCACGGGAGATCGTCGCGAAATTAGCCGCAATCTTGGCGACAAGACTGAGCCGCCGAAAGGTCGTCGGCAAAAAGGGCAAAATTATAGACTTCCGGCGGGGTTGGCGAAAGAGTCTCGCACACGGCGGCGAACCGCTCGAATTAATTCGGAAACAACAAAAAATTAAGAAGACAAAGATCCTGCTCCTCTGCGATGTCAGCGGCTCTATGGACTGCTACGCTAAATTTCTTATTCAATTTATATACGGCATGCAGAAAGAGTTAAAGGAAGTGGAGGTCGCAGTTTTCAGCACACATCTGACAGACATTACGGGACTCCTTCGGCGGAAAGGGTTAGCGGAGGGCTTAAATGAAGTGGCAAATGTCGTGCCAGATTGGTCGGGCGGCACAAAAATCGGTGAAAGTTTGCTGGAATTCTACCGACAGTTCGCGCCCTCCCTCTCGGCATATCGTTCAGTGGTCATCCTCATTAGCGACGGTTGGGACCGAGGCGATGTGGAAGTGCTGCGTCACTCAATGGAGATGTTGCATCGGCATGCCTATCGGTTGATTTGGCTCAATCCGTTGCTCGGTAGTGACGGCTATCAACCGATCTGTCGGGGCATCCGCACGGCGTTGCCCTATGTAGACTATTTTCTCCCAGCACACAATTTGGAAAGCCTTGCAGAACTCACAAAAATACTAATCCCTCTCTGGGCACAATAG
- a CDS encoding nucleotidyltransferase domain-containing protein, translating into MHQPTAPHRTTKDLSPEELAEYRQRLDQHLQNREVDEALLQRAWQTAHRVAAMLYKDFGATQIAVFGSLAERDWFSKWSDIDMVVWGLSGDTYLSAVWETRNFSPEFKIDVINFR; encoded by the coding sequence ATGCATCAACCCACAGCCCCCCATCGCACAACAAAAGATTTATCGCCCGAAGAATTAGCGGAATACCGCCAACGGCTCGATCAGCACCTTCAAAATCGGGAGGTAGATGAGGCGTTGCTGCAACGCGCATGGCAAACAGCACATCGGGTCGCAGCGATGCTCTATAAAGACTTCGGGGCAACACAAATTGCTGTGTTCGGGTCGCTTGCCGAGCGAGATTGGTTCTCAAAGTGGTCGGATATCGATATGGTTGTCTGGGGACTTTCGGGTGATACGTATCTCAGCGCGGTATGGGAAACCAGAAATTTTAGCCCTGAATTCAAAATTGATGTTATTAACTTTAGATAG